The following are encoded in a window of Etheostoma spectabile isolate EspeVRDwgs_2016 unplaced genomic scaffold, UIUC_Espe_1.0 scaffold00001583, whole genome shotgun sequence genomic DNA:
- the LOC116675163 gene encoding LOW QUALITY PROTEIN: hemicentin-1-like (The sequence of the model RefSeq protein was modified relative to this genomic sequence to represent the inferred CDS: inserted 1 base in 1 codon), translating to MVLRCNHTIIYEGQEERQGPVLQLLKVSGMNSVYNMLTLTLDFHITASLLTPDGYGETCPKGFILDTASYCADEDECVLQSPCSHSCNNIMGGFSCACPSGFTISTETNTCQDIDECSQGSHMCHYNQQWXNTVGTYRCQAKCGPGFKPSIAGTSCEDVDECQESAVSPCQHQCLNTLGSYRCICHPGYQLSGHRCIDINECMRNVCPAHKECRNTEGGYQCFDSCPAGMTKSENGACMDVDECQDGSHMCRYTQICQNTIGGYGCVCPRGYRSQGVGLPCLDIDECQQTPNPCAYQCRNVPGSFRCLCPPGTVLLGDGRSCAGLERGLTFTNGTRVRARLHPQLVSSLGQPILSRSPGVTRITRQSCPVGYTNRDGTCVDVDECLLRKPCQHECRNTIGSFQCLCPPGYQLLPNGKSCKDINECIEQGIQCGHNQMCFNTRGGYQCMDTPCPASYQSGRSPGTCYRPCSLDCATGGSPLLLQYKLLTLPSGIPANHNVVRLSAFSESGILQERTSFTVLEQESVSGGMGRLFGIRDEAGRGIIFTLRALNSPGLVRLKVQATTISLQGRITYQSIFIIYISISTYPY from the exons ATGGTGCTGCGCTGTAATCACACCATTATTTATGAAGGTCAGGAGGAACGCCAGGGCCCCGTGCTCCAGCTGCTCAAGGTTTCTGGGATGAACAGCGTCTACAACATGTTAACTCTCACTTTGGACTTCCACATCACTGCTAGCCTTCTCACACCAG ATGGTTATGGAGAAACATGCCCCAAGGGTTTTATTCTTGACACAGCGTCCTACTGTGCTG ATGAGGACGAGTGTGTGCTTCAGTCTCCCTGCTCTCACTCATGTAACAACATCATGGGAGGCTTTTCCTGTGCCTGTCCCTCTGGCTTCACCATCTCTACAGAGACCAACACATGCCAAG ATATCGATGAGTGTTCCCAGGGTTCACACATGTGCCACTACAACCAGCAGT TCAACACAGTTGGCACATATCGCTGCCAGGCCAAGTGTGGACCAGGATTTAAGCCCAGCATCGCGGGAACCAGCTGTGAAG ATGTGGATGAGTGCCAAGAGTCTGCCGTCTCCCCATGCCAGCATCAGTGTCTCAACACTCTGGGCTCCTACCGCTGCATCTGTCACCCTGGATACCAGCTGTCAGGACACCGGTGCATCG ACATCAATGAGTGCATGAGGAATGTGTGCCCGGCTCACAAGGAGTGCCGTAACACAGAGGGAGGATACCAGTGTTTTGACAGCTGCCCAGCTGGCATGACCAAATCAGAAAATGGTGCCTGCATGG ATGTTGACGAATGCCAGGATGGAAGTCACATGTGTCGCTACACTCAGATCTGTCAGAACACAATTGGAGGTTACGGTTGTGTGTGTCCCAGAGGTTACCGATCTCAGGGAGTAGGCCTGCCATGTCTGG ACATTGACGAGTGCCAGCAGACACCAAACCCTTGTGCCTACCAGTGCCGCAACGTGCCTGGCAGCTTTAGGTGCCTGTGCCCTCCTGGTACTGTGCTGCTTGGAGACGGGCGCTCCTGTGCGGGGCTGGAGAGAGGGCTAACCTTCACCAATGGCACCAGAGTCAGGGCAAGACTCCACCCACAGCTGGTATCGTCTCTCGGTCAGCCAATCCTCTCCCGTTCTCCTGGAGTGACTCGCATCACCAGGCAGAGCTGTCCTGTGGGCTACACCAACAGAGACGGCACGTGTGTTG ATGTAGATGAATGTCTGCTCAGGAAGCCATGTCAACACGAGTGCCGAAACACCATTGGCAGTTTCCAGTGCCTGTGTCCTCCTGGCTATCAACTCCTACCCAATGGCAAGAGCTGTAAAG ACATCAATGAATGTATAGAACAAGGAATCCAATGTGGACACAATCAGATGTGTTTTAATACCCGAGGAGGATACCAGTGCATGGACACACCCTGCCCTGCTTCCTATCAGAGTGGAAGAAGCCCCGG GACATGCTACAGGCCCTGTTCTCTGGACTGTGCCACAGGAGGCTCTCCTCTGCTCCTGCAGTACAAGCTGCTCACTCTCCCCTCTGGCATTCCGGCCAATCACAATGTGGTACGACTGTCGGCTTTCTCAGAGTCAGGCATCCTGCAAGAGCGTACGTCTTTTACGGTACTTGAGCAGGAATCAGTGTCAGGTGGAATGGGCCGGTTGTTTGGCATCAGAGACGAGGCAGGCCGGGGGATCATCTTCACCCTGCGGGCTCTGAACAGTCCGGGACTAGTGCGCCTCAAGGTGCAGGCCACAACCATCTCTCTGCAGGGCCGCATCACCTACCAGAGCATCTTCATCATCTACATCTCCATCTCAACGTACCCCTACTGA